Part of the Zea mays cultivar B73 chromosome 4, Zm-B73-REFERENCE-NAM-5.0, whole genome shotgun sequence genome is shown below.
ATATATCAATATGCATTTCTACTAGTGAAACGAACCTGTGAAAAGAGAGTAGCAGCTTGGCAGGTATCTACCATTATCAGCAGCTCTTTAAATCTGAATGACAGATAAAAGAGAATAGGTCAGAATCGACTATTGCAAACTGAAGACAGTGAGGAAGAATTTAATTCTTGAAAATTCGTTGCTTTTACCAACGGGGATCTTGTATATTAAAATGTGAACAAAAAATAGAATAAACTGACAGAGAATAAACCACCTATGCTTCTCCTTCATTTGCTTCACAGCATCTGCTAAGTCATGGCTCTGAAGCTCTTCAGAATCTTGGAACTTCAAAAATTCATCACCACCATGTCCAGTCATGTACAAAAGTATATGACTTCCTTCATCACTAAGAAGACGCTTCGATCTTGGTACAGCACTTTCATGTCGGCCAGTCAAAACTCTCAAGAAATTTTCAACTGTCACCTCATACCCTCGATAATCGACCTGTCATAGAAAGTAAAAAAAGGAGAAAAAATTAAAGTATTATGATTGCTAATGTTTTCTAACACTAAGGAACTATGTACACTTAAGTGAACATTGTGAGGTGCGCTGTGTAGTGTTCTTAGGCACAAAATACATGTTATGGTTCAGCAACAATAGTTAGAGAATGCAGAGGTTCACCTCAACATTGTCACCATAGAGATTTAGCTGGTGGTTCTCATTATTGAAAACTTGGGCAGGATAGCTGTTCCTTGGGTTACAGGCCATATCGTCCGCCAACATAAGTATGATTCGCTCATCAGGTATTCCTAATCTCTTAACAGTCCTGAAAGGAAACAAAAGGCAACAAAATGGAATAAGCTGTAGACACAAAATAGAGAATGAATCAATAATTACACATGAAACTAAATTAATACTATACCTGTATAGGGACAATGTATTCGCCATGTGTCGATAATTAAACCTGCGAACATTAACAATAATCATGAGTAAGAGTCGTGCGCAAATAATGTAAAGCATTATCCACCTAGGCCCTAGCTGAACGCTACTGTCTGATTAGACTATGGGAACATGACATGCATCTGAAATGGAGACATCTCTAACATAATTAAGTCACTTACAACTGAACAGACATGTAAAACTGTGCCAATCTAGATGAATACTCTGTTTAAGGACTTTTGACCTTGTTAGGTTGGTTAGTGATAGTCACAACTGAACTCACATAGTTACTCAAAGCACTTGACTTTTGAAGCATGATTATTCTTAACCTGCGACAAAATGACAAATCTGTTGCTGGATTATCTTCATTGAGAAGAGAACTCAACTGCCAAATCATTCTAGAATTTTGTAATAAACCTCAGGTATTGCAGCAAAAATAGTAACCAATACTATTACGACCCGTTTGGATCCCCTGAATTGGAATGCTTTTTCCAGTATCTTTGAGCAGCCAAGCAGGCATGCTCGATAGTGCTCCTTTAATGTTGTTGTGAACCCATGGTTGTCTAACAGTTACAAGGAACAGGTCAGATGCTTCCAATGACAGGGGCAGCAGCCAGCAGGCGAGTAAATAGTAGAATAAAATGGAATTGAACTTTCCACGTATCAAGCCATGAATTTTATCTTGCTCTGGTGGGCTTCACTGAATTGATTGGAATTGTCGTTTTAGTTCTGAACAGAGCCAAACAGACTGGCCAAACAATACGATTCTGTTTCAACCAAATTCCAGAGATGGAAGTTTGAGAAGCTCAGTTTCTCACTCCCTGTTGTGTGTTTTCTTACTGTCAATTCCACCTCAACTTCCAGTGATCATCCATGCAAGCAATTACCGGTACATGCAAGTGCGAACTTCGATTCATTATCAATGGGATAGAGATCCAAAAACCATACACTACTTAATACAGTCATTTGTGTGATCCGCCGCCACCAATTAGATGTCACATGAGCGCGCAACAAGCTCTATGGACAGCGCAGTGAATTCAATACAAGTACAACTTCACTAGACTGCGCCCTATTTAGTATTCTACTAGTTCCTCACACGAAACCCGCTGAAGTTATGCCTATCCAGGCATGGGCAGACGAGGAGGATGAAGAGGGCTCACCAGAAGCGGGAGGTACACACGAGCACGGCCCAGTTGTTGTTGTGCATCGCGTCGGTGGGCGATAGAGCCGCCGCCGCGGCGGCGAAGTAGAGGGAGGCGAGGAGTAGCGCCGTGACGATGGTGAGCGCGGGAGGGTGCCGCGAGGATCCGGGGCTCCGTCGGCCGAACGCCATGACAGCACCGGCGAAGGGCACGTCCGGGGCTGGGGAGTGGGCAGTGGGGAAGCTGCTGGTCGGAGATCAAGGAGGCGGGGCTCGCCAGGACCGGCGACGAGAGGCGAAACTGGAACCGCGCGGCGGACCGGCCGGGAGGTGGGCAGGCCCAACTCCAAGAGGACCGGAGCAGGCTGGTAGAAGGAGAGCGAGCGGCCCGTGTTGATAAGGAAGCGCGGAGCATCTCGTCCTCGGCGAGCAGGCCTGGGCCGGCTCGGACGACCACACGGAATGCGACGGGGAAAAAGACTACATAAACTTTTGACCATATATAATTCACCAGTTTAAACTTTACAAAATTCATCTAATCAAATCACTCTCACACACATAACCTCCATTAAATCAATAAAACAAACTGTAATCGGACTTAACACACTATCAAAATCAACGGTTTAGATCGGTGGATAACTCTCTCTCCCTTAAATTAAATGGACAATATTATTTAGATTATCAATTATCCTTCCCCCTCTCCTGTGTCCCCGCTGCCCCAGCCTTCCATCCCCCCTCCCCTGTCCCTGCCGCACCCTTCCCCTCACTCGCATCGTCGCTGCCACTGTTAACCCCTCCCCTCGCGCTGTCGTCATCGACCCCTCCCCTGGGATCGTAGTGTTAGCACAGGTTATATGCTAGTCCTTAAAACAGATGTTCAACTATTATCCTTACAATAGCATACACCCAACACTTTCTAGTGGTTTAATAGACCTATTCTGGTGACGTGGAGCACGACATGGAGTGGTTTTATCCGGCTGTAAGTGTGGCACCTTGGCCCACGCTTTCCACATCCTACAACACGCAATTATACGATAGACAGGAGATGAAGTGGTTCGTCTTCTCAACTTCTCATTTCCTCCTCTTTTGTCCTTGTTCCTCTATAGCCTTCGATGAAGCAAATTGGGAGTGGATGATCAGCGATGAGGTTGCTTGAGCAGAGTGCAACATGGCGTGGaggttgtaaggaaaatggaccccgagccatttggTTCAATAGgttttgttgtttgataatcaacataacatgtggactaatgtgtttgtttttgtagttcacatgatgttaaagttacttggactaaggcattgaggaaagcaacaccttaaaagaagacattatgaagatcaagtgaagtctAAGAAACAAAGGAAGTGTTGCCACGATGGActatctggtctggcacaccggactgtccggtgcatcagggaACTGTAGCCCAACGACTAGTTCCTAGTGGCACTGGTGAAGAGaagccatcggactgtccggtgtgaaccccggactgtcctgtgtgaaAAGCctacgcgccaacggtcacctgcggtgTCAGATCCAAtggctaggtgcaccggacagaggcaccggactgtccagtgtgccgcaAAGattagcagcttttctccaacgactattttgatgttgggggctataaatacacccccaaccggccatttcaaggtgtatgaacccaagcaacattccaagtcatagtatagacatttccaagtgctcatacatcgaagtgcttaatagaatcactcggtgattagcgtaggtgatttgcgaagtgcttagattaattagaccgctctagcgcttgctctaggtgaatcctagttagttgagtgagtttagaaaaaccacacaacccctcggctcttacgtgtgccgttgtaattgtaccgagtggggcaagagtcttgcgagatcgtgacaaccgagtttgtgtcacggccgccaccgtgtaccggaggaaacgaggcccgtggcgttttcggctggaagctcgacagtggagacgacggggagcgtccgagaggagatggaagcggagcaccacttgtgcaTGGAGAAGGcatgcggctctctacggagttagtcGAACGTGGtgattggccctcgcgtgggcttccctttgcgttgggcaacaacgaggattagtcggaaccttgcgtggtttcggatacctcgataaaaatactagtgtcatccacgagagtttacatctctaccttgctctttagctttcgcatttttacattaagtatttaagtttcaatcttgtctttctagttagattgtttagattgaaacttagcttttgcggtagagatagcaacacttagacaaaacctagtttacacattctagtttgcttatttgcataggtttttctCTAGGGAATTAttagtggcctagtttagagaaagttttagaagtcctaattcaccccctctgtgTCACACGTTTCCTTCAGAGGTGAGTCCCCACCGACTGGATGTGTAGTTTTTCCCCAAACATGTTGCGATTAAGAAGGTTAGAGAACATAGGGGTTTGGTGGGGTTTATTTGAATCAATACATGTACGACATTTGTTTTTCAGTAGAGATGTATTTGTTTGCTATAGGTTGCAAATTCAATGATTTTATGCATCAGTGTTGTAATTGAAGTAGTTAGGAATTGAACAGGACTAGGTTTTCCCATGTTTATGTAAGAAAGGTGGGTGTTCATTCTAGTCAAATCAAATATCTTATTTCAGTTGAGATTGTGCCTAAAGTACCCATATGATGAGAACAATGTTGGAGAATCAGAGATGTGGAAAACATTAGAGTAGATATGATAGTAAATTTGAGGTTCCAACCTTTGCTCTTGGTATGGCCTTTAGATGTAGTAGATATTTCAATAAGGCCCTTTTGAAGTATGGACTTAAGACCCACAAGCAACTTATCTTTGTAAGGGATGAGAAGAAAATAGTTAGAGCACCTTGTTCTTGGCCAAGGTTGAAGTGGTTGATTTGTGGTTCCAAGACTAGTTGGTCTGAATGGTTCAAGGTAGTCACATTTTTCTATGAGCATTGTTGCCCGCCTAGGAGAGACAACAAAGTGGTAACCTCTCAAAGAATTGCCAAGTTTTATTTCAATGAAATTGAGACAATCCCACATGGAAGGTAGCACTGATCAAGAAGGCAGTATTTTGGAAAAAAAATCCATATGTGCCATCGGAATTTATATTTATTCCTTGTGTACCATTGAGTGGCACATAGGGATTTTTTatgtgtatgacatgtggggccagtgACACACATGGGATAAGTATAATTTTCGATGAAAAGATATGCTAGCAGATGTGTATATGTCAAAATGCAAGAGAGCTAAGTCTTTGGTTCTAAACGCGACACTTGACTCCATGAGGGTTGATTTGGTGAATAATAAGGGGATTCCTCCCCCATGAATCCTCTCGGGATTCctgatcaccaaatcagccctgaaGGGAGAATATACGAGGGTTTATGACTACCAGCTGGAGCTATTGAGAAGTAACCCTAGAAGCACATTTGTTGTCAGCTTGAATCCAAAATTTGAGAACAAAGTATTTGAGAGATTTTACGTCTGCTATGATGCTTGCAAGAAGGGCTTTATTACTAGTTGTAGAAGGGTCATAGGTTTAGATGGTTAATAATTCAAGGGTGGGAACAATGGTAATTTATTGTGCATTATAGGTAGATATGCCAATAATCAAATGTACCTAGTAGCCCGGGTGGCAGTAGCTACTGAAACATTTGTCAACTAGTACTAGTTTATTGGCTTGCTACAAAAAGATTTGAATATCAGCAATGAGGTGAAAGTTTGGTTGTCATCAAAAGGTACAAAACAATTGAAATTGGATTTCATAATGTATTTGTGCTTATTATCAAACTTGGATTTTCATATTTCATCTATTAACATCAGGGATTACTAAAAGTTGTTGGGGAGCTAGTTCCAAATGCAAAACTAGAGATGTCAATGAGGACCCAATACCTGTTAATCCATGGGAAATTCCTCTATTAGGGTTTAAGGTATAGGTAGAATTTTAATTCCCATGGTACAGATTGGAGGAAATTATGTATCCATTGGTTATGGTGGGTATGAGTAAGAAAAAACAGAATCCAAACCTGATTACTCTTGCATAATATTCACCCATCAAAATTAATTGTACAACCTAATAGGAAATAAGTTcaataaggtagtgtttggttccggAGTTTATTTGGATGGAGCGGCTCTATTTCAGATCCTAAGGATAGAACGACTTTGTTCTGTGTTTGGTAGTCAGAATAGAGTCaccctgttttttgtttggttctaAGGTGAAGTAAAACAGAACGACTCCATCTTATGTTTGGTTTTAGAGTTCAACAAAACTGAACTTTCTATTTTAAGAGTTGTGTGAATTTCTATGAAATTTCAAACATCCAGCTCATTtctgaaaaaaagaaaaagattaaAGTGCATTATTTATCACTGTTCATCAGAGCCTTGTCTCTTGCCCTTATGCCTTTCGTCGTTGTTGCCGCACACCGAGCAGGGAACAACCTTTCTTCATTGTGGCACACCGAGCAAGGAACATCCAGCGCTCGGCCCAGACTCAGCCAGCGTGGCGCTCCACCCGGAGAGGGAGGGCACCGGAAGCTGATCTGCTCCACACGGCAGAGGCGCTGATTGGGCGCTGCAGCATTCGGAGTGGCTACAACGGGGCAACGGGAGCTCTGATTCAGGTATCTATGGCGCACAATGAGCAGTGCGAGGGAGAGGTCACCGACTTAGGTGGGCAAGGGAGGGAGAAGAGAACCTGTGAGAAACGAGCCGCTCGGGAGTCGTTAGGTTCGATTGATTTTGCGGAGCCATCAGATGCAGTATCTTCAAGGAATATTCTTAAATTCGAGTGACTCTATTCTACTTAGAATCGAACCAAACAAGCTCAATACTGGAATAGAATGGTTGTCCTGGTATACTTttgaaccaaacactacctaactaACTCTACCTCTCTCAACCCTTTAAGCACACATTCACTCAATCTAGCTGGTCATCCACCCCACAAGTCCATCGCCATCCACCCACCCCCTACAATTTAGTCGGCTCCTTGCCCTCACGGATCGCCACTCGACTCATCCAATGGTCCGCAACTTCACTTGATGCCTCGACCGCTCGGCCTTCATCCCTTCACCCATAACGTCGAATGGGGATGGAGATCAATTGAAAACCTGATATCCGAATGGGGATGAGTATGGTTGAATCTTATAACCATAATAGGTATAGGGATGGGTATAGCTTCATATGAATATGGATAGAGATGTGGTGTCCAAATTTGATGGGAAATTCTCCACTGACACCTCTATACAAAACATAGGATGTGTGCAACGCACATCTATGCAAACTGGAGGAAACACAAATAACAAGCTGCAAAAGTGGTGGAGATGTACCAAAAGTCCTTGCAAAGTTCTTTTCAACTTCCCGTTTAGCAAGGTTCATCGAATGCTTCCGTTCATCAAGTATTCAAGGTCATAGCACTTCCTTCAAGCTGATCCAGATTCCAGATTGAAAAATGAAAACGGTCCAGATGTTCGTTCGCTGGACCATACACAAAATTTGCAGCATGTGAAAAGTAGACTTGAATTATATATGATCTGCTTCCAAACAATGCATCGTTCCCTATGTGATCTTTTCTTGTGAGGTCCAACAAATGAAAGACGCAGCTAATGTGGAAAATAATGGAATAGCGTGGCACACAGATGCAGCCATACAGGTACGGAGGGACCTAAATCTAGACTTTCAGTTTTGACGAAACTTTTGAAGAGCTCTACTACAACAACTACAGTATTACTGGTGGATACGAGACAAGCGGCTCATCGCCGTTTGTACAAGCACGGTTTCAGCTGTGGCCAATCGATGCTCTTCGCCACCTTACTTTTTTCCTGCAGGGGCATGGTAAGCCGGATTCAGCATGAAGGTCAAGTGATCCAGGTAGCTTCAAGGTAGCAAAAAAGTGAAACTAACCTTTTTCCTGAAGTAGAACAGAATGAACATTCTGTTTTTCACATCCTGCAGAAACGATACCGATAGCCAATTAGAAAGTACCATCAGAATAATCTATTATCAAGCAAATGAAGTGCAATATTTCATTAGTAAAAAAATGCACTGTATATAAAAAATCATGAAGGTGCCAAAATGTAAGGGACCGAGCAAACGTCTAGTCCATTACGGATGTTCACATGTAAAAACATGGCAATCGCAAATCGAAGCAAATGTTTCACAAACCGGCATTGCATACCAACTCCACAAATAGTTAacgaactgattagctctcaggtATTGCAAGGATGCAGCGAGCAAAGCTCTCAGACTCATAATTTAATACTCCCTCAGtcccaaaatatagttctttctagcTCACTTTTTTTCCGTCCACATTCACTCAAATGATAATGAATATAGATATACATGGAAACTACGTTCATATGTTACTTAATGAATATATGATTAatctaaaacgaattatattttgggacggagggagtagtacTCAATACTTAGGAGCCACATAGTGCCACCATATATTTAGGTAACCCAGCTATTTTCATTCTACAGGACATAACGTCCTGGATGATACAATATATGTGGTGTTTGGTTCCCTATAGATTTTGACAAGTTGGATACTACACAAAATCCAATGTAAATGTTATTATCAACTTATGTTGAGATTGTGAGATTCTAGCACAAAATCCAGTACCAAAGCTAGGAGTTGTTTGGCTAATAATGGGATTCTAGAATGAGATTCTAAAAATGAGCTAGGAACCAAACAGGACCATAGTTGTGCCTGTCCCATGGTATTTACGGCACCGCACGCTAGCTCGTGTTAGACACCACACAAACCATAACCAAAATTAAACCAGGAGAAAACAACGAATGGAATGGATCATGCAAGCAAGATATATCAATTTTCATTCAATAATTGCAACTCTGCAAGTGAACCAAAATATCAAATTGAAGAAATTCACAGGCAAGCATTTGAGGTGCTCCTTTATCAGGCCGTGAACGATTCTTGTATAGGTAGTAAATGGAAACGTCGCAGCACGACGCGGAGCATGTTTGTCCTCTCAAGGAGGCTCTGGAGAATCATGTCAAATAAATTAACTCTTGCTTGATTTTCTTCCATTAGGCCATTAAAACATAATCAAGCTTGCAACCAATCTCAATTAGGACCTAGTAAACCGAGGCTAACTAATCTCCTAACGATTAGCTAACTTAACTTCCAATTCGACTGCATCTCTGAAACCATGCCTAATGCTTGCCCATATGCTTCTTGCATCGCCGATAGTGTGGGCCTAGGAAGGCATCCATAATAGGGCCATATGGTCGACCTTACATATGCAATTCTGGAGATTGGAAAGTAGATTGATTGGGTCCATAGAGAACCAATGCTAGTTAGCACCACATGTTTCAGTACTTACAGGCGCTTATTGTGTACAACTACATAATAACAATTCAAATCTAGAACTCAGTTGGAAAACATACAAACCTTTGAAACAAGCGAAAAGCCAAGCTGGATAATGGCTTTAGAAAACTTTTCAGGATCAGCACCTCCGTTGCTCGGGTCTAGCCTACTTCGCACTTCAGCAATAACAAGCCAACCACTGCATAAACAAATATACAAGTAAAGAAAGCAAGAAGTAGCCCTTTGCAATAAGAGTTGCAGCAGCTAAAGGTTAAGCAAACCTTGGTTTGAGAACCCTATTTGCTTCCTCTAAATAACTTGGATAGTTGATTCCCATCAAAGAAAGACAAAATATTGCAACATCTATAGAGGATGGCTCCAATGGAGTCTGCAGATAAGCCAAAAAAAGATGGAAGCAGTTTAGTTCAATTAATTATTTACACACTAGCCAAAGATTCAGTGCCCACTTTATTCAGTTTGACACTACTATGTTCATCCTAGAAAAAAGGCAGAATATATAATGGAAGAACACGAAATCTCTTTGGACAGTCTTTTATAATAGAGAAGTCATGTCTTAAAATTAATTCAACACTAGGACCATGATGAAATATTGGATGTCGTTAGGAATTGATCTTTTTCTAACAAGGGGGGTGACGAACCATAGGAGCTCATTTGACAAAGTGAAGGCTAAAACCTACAGATATTCATCAACAAACAATGAACAATAAGTGATTTATCGTTCTAACTCTGTCATGTACGGTCGCACGTACAAGCGCGCCCGTGATACGCGCCGGGCAGCTGAACGCGTTGGGCGCGCGCGCGAGCTGGACGCGGCCAGCAGCTAAAGAAGGAAACAGCAGCGCAGAGGGAAAGCAGTCATAGAATAAAGTGATTGACAGCGGCTAAATAGGAAAGTAGCCAAGGGCTAAGAAGGGAAGTAGGATATCCCTTTCCTAGAATAAAGAGGTTTCCTTCTGCAGTAGGGATAAGAAGGAAAGTAGGATTGCTATTACCATAATCAGGGAGTAGTTTCCCTCCTAGTGGTCGTCCATTTGGCTATAAAAGTCTGTGCCAGCCGACTGGAGAAGGACAGCAGGAATTTATGtgagtagagggactctaactctcatccagAGGATGACACTACGAGCTGGGGCAATTTTCGTTTATTTCTCACACACTACTCAAATGTCATACCCTTAGAagggttggggacacatatttatagccctaggggctgcactacactGCACTACAGACTACACTACACACTGCAGCACACAGGTGCTGTCCTTTAGATACTAAAGTGCAGTCAAAAACTGTTGTGCTGCTACTGTTGTCCTGCGCAGTCAAAAAACTGCTGCTGCATGATGTCCTGCAGCAGTCAAAAGACTGCTGTGCTGCAACTGCTGCTGTCCTGCAGCAGTCAAaaggttgttgttgctgctgtccTGTAGCAGTCAAGACTGCAACTGCTGCTGACCGcatgacttattccatcattctccccctaagtcttgtgTGTCGTCTTGTGAGAAAGTTGAGTCATCCCAGACCTGGAACAAAGCTCAAGGAACTTGATCCacccaaggggcttggtgagcaaGTCGGCAAGCTGATCCTTGATGTTGATGTAGCGCGCATggatgctcccttctgccaaacagtcacggatgaagtggtatctcacccggatgtgcttgctccgttcatggaacacggggttcttggctAATGTCGAGACGGACTGGCTGTCCACCCGAAGTTCCACTGCTCCAACGTCTCTCCCGAGATCACTGAGCAGGCGAGCAAGCCAGAGCGCCTGAGTTGAAGCGGTGGAGGCCGCTATGTACTCGacctcgcagctggacatggccaccacctgctgcttgaccgactgccagccGATGAGACAtttgccgaggaagaagaggatcccgcttgtgctcttgctggTGTCGATGTCGTCGGCGTGGTCGCTATCGTTGTACCCGATAAGGTGTGCCTCCCTAggggcacctcgggtagtagagaccgtgaTCAAGAGTTCCCGCAACATAGCGAAcgatcctcttcacagcctgctcgtgctccgtcgtcggtcgctgcagaAACCGACTAACGTAGTCGACAAAGTATGCTAGATTCGgtcgtgtgtggacgaggtagcgaaggctccccacaagacgtCGGTACTTTGTAGcgtccacctcctccgtcgtgttgtcgcgactcagcttcagcctctccatcggagtgagagctgggttgcagtcggcgagcccagccagctcaacaatgcgcttggcgtaggcggtctggcgaggtgtgatcccggagtctccctggtgcacctcaattcccaggtagaaggagagatgccccagatcactcatttggaaggtggcattcatctcttccttgaacgctgccacctctgcatccttggcgccggtgatcaccaagtcgtcgacgtagacacccaccagcagggcattttctccattgccccgccgatagatggtcgcctcgtgcgggcttggcatgaagcccatcctcttgagcgtggaatccagcttggcattccacgccctcaatgcctgtcgcaagccgtagagggccttgcgcaggcgcaacaccttgccttacttgccagggatcgcaaaacctggcggctggtgtacgTAGACTTCCTCCTTTAAGTCGTTgttaagaaacgccgacttgacgtccatgtgatgaacgtgccagccctcctgggctgacagcgcaaggaggagtcgcacggattccatccgtgccacgggggcgaaagcatcgtcgaagtcgatcccctcctgctgtaagaaaccgcgtgccaccaagcgagccttgtgcttaacgatggcgccggcttcatccctcttcagtttgaacacccatttaagggtgatcgcgcgatgaccatgagggagatcag
Proteins encoded:
- the LOC100273218 gene encoding GPI-anchor transamidase-like precursor, which translates into the protein MAFGRRSPGSSRHPPALTIVTALLLASLYFAAAAAALSPTDAMHNNNWAVLVCTSRFWFNYRHMANTLSLYRTVKRLGIPDERIILMLADDMACNPRNSYPAQVFNNENHQLNLYGDNVEVDYRGYEVTVENFLRVLTGRHESAVPRSKRLLSDEGSHILLYMTGHGGDEFLKFQDSEELQSHDLADAVKQMKEKHRFKELLIMVDTCQAATLFSQLQSPGVLAIGSSMKGENSYSHHLDSDVGVSVVDRFTYYTLAFFEKLNMYSNASLNSLFTSYNPSMLLSTAYYRMDLYERPLNEVPVTNFFGSVMKTLHTDSAYTGFLAAHDNETPMSTGDNLDDHFMLKGRAIARRSTIEKEAQLTPHGWTEVLAEQLEGKNTDTVVMYGLGAMGILLALSTWLSM